A single Longimicrobiales bacterium DNA region contains:
- a CDS encoding glycosyltransferase has protein sequence MPQLITALYGLAALFGAAFAAVELRMLIRFLRNRNEIRAGTTSRGSASTSSDDRKAPPVTIQLPLYNERTAASRIIRAAADQDYPRDRLDIQVLDDSTDETTAIVAKVVEEVRAEGIQIEHLHREDRVGYKAGALAVGLQHSEADFVAVFDADFAPEPRFLARLLIDDAPFDDPKVAFVQARWAWGAAETEGWLPSVLALLLDRHFQIQKPVRAWIGNVTTFNGSGGVWRRAAIDDAGGWAADTLTEDLDLSYRTALAGWKGRYRHDVKVFNELPGHMRALKLQQRRWSKGNAQCFRKLTRQVMSAGDVVEDKLDEAFMLAGYAIHPLLLASLLLWPWAVIHVNRGLFWVLQGMMSLGIVAAVFSFLLTIREREPEWRSGALFEVFMGVLVGMGLMVNNTVGQVQGFLSNGGEFVRTPKLATVNEDESLSELGADLPYSSPLHWTFFLELLVMGYCVAGAVFLVQQGQGFWSVAMIFWALSLGLMVQQQVATRSA, from the coding sequence ATGCCCCAACTGATTACTGCGCTGTACGGCCTCGCCGCCCTCTTTGGAGCAGCGTTTGCCGCCGTAGAGTTGCGGATGCTCATCCGTTTTCTTCGTAACCGTAATGAGATCCGTGCGGGGACAACTTCCCGCGGAAGCGCTTCAACCTCTAGTGACGACCGCAAGGCCCCGCCAGTCACAATCCAGTTGCCTCTGTACAATGAGCGGACGGCCGCGAGTCGAATTATCCGTGCGGCGGCAGACCAGGACTACCCGAGGGATCGCCTCGACATCCAGGTCCTTGACGACTCCACTGATGAAACGACGGCGATCGTGGCAAAGGTCGTTGAAGAGGTGCGCGCGGAAGGGATCCAGATCGAGCACCTGCATCGCGAAGACCGAGTCGGCTACAAGGCCGGAGCACTCGCAGTGGGGCTTCAGCATTCTGAGGCAGACTTCGTCGCCGTGTTCGACGCAGACTTCGCTCCAGAACCGAGATTCCTGGCACGACTCCTCATCGATGACGCCCCGTTCGATGATCCCAAGGTCGCGTTCGTCCAGGCACGCTGGGCATGGGGGGCGGCAGAAACAGAAGGATGGCTGCCATCTGTCCTCGCGCTACTACTCGATCGACACTTCCAGATCCAGAAGCCAGTCAGGGCCTGGATCGGGAACGTCACGACCTTCAATGGCTCGGGTGGAGTTTGGCGCAGAGCGGCGATCGACGATGCCGGCGGATGGGCGGCAGACACCCTGACCGAAGACCTGGACCTGAGCTACCGAACGGCCCTGGCCGGATGGAAGGGACGTTACCGTCACGACGTGAAGGTCTTCAACGAGCTGCCCGGGCACATGCGTGCCCTAAAGCTGCAGCAGAGACGCTGGTCGAAGGGCAACGCTCAGTGCTTCAGAAAACTGACGCGCCAAGTGATGAGCGCCGGAGATGTCGTCGAGGACAAGTTGGACGAGGCCTTCATGCTGGCAGGGTACGCGATCCATCCCCTGCTGCTGGCCTCGTTGCTCCTGTGGCCCTGGGCCGTGATCCATGTGAACCGGGGGCTGTTCTGGGTGCTCCAGGGAATGATGTCACTGGGAATCGTCGCGGCGGTCTTCAGTTTCCTTCTGACGATTCGCGAACGTGAGCCGGAGTGGCGGTCCGGCGCCCTCTTCGAAGTGTTCATGGGCGTATTGGTGGGAATGGGCCTGATGGTGAACAACACCGTGGGACAGGTTCAGGGCTTCCTTTCAAACGGGGGCGAGTTCGTGCGGACCCCAAAGCTGGCAACCGTGAATGAGGACGAATCCCTCAGCGAACTGGGTGCCGATCTTCCTTATTCAAGTCCGCTCCACTGGACCTTCTTCCTCGAGCTGTTGGTCATGGGATATTGCGTCGCCGGCGCAGTATTTCTCGTCCAGCAGGGCCAGGGATTCTGGTCCGTCGCGATGATTTTCTGGGCGCTTTCGCTCGGACTGATGGTTCAGCAACAGGTCGCGACTCGGTCCGCCTGA